The sequence below is a genomic window from Streptomyces sp. NBC_00582.
GCGAGGCGCCCGGCCAGGGTGGTGGCGAGCCTGCGGTAGGCGGGTGAGCTGGGGCAGAAGGCGTGTCGCTGGCCGTAGCGGTGCCGACGGCCCTCGAAGTCGGTGCGGTTGACCTCGGGGTACGCCGTGGCCAGCCAGGGCGGGAGGGCGGCGGTGCCGGTGGCGAGGCAGACCCGGCGGCCCTCGGCGGCGGCGCGGTCGAGGACGCGGTCGAGGACGGTGAAGTCGTAGCGGTCCTCGACGGGCTGGGTGAGGGACCAGGTGAAGACCCCGGCCGTGAGGGTGTCGACGCCGGCCCGGGTGAAGAGGCGGTGGTCCTCGTCCCAGACCTGCTCCGGCCACTGCTCGGGGTTGTAGTCGCCGCCGTAGGGGATCTTGGGTGTGCGCGGGAGGTGCGCGGGGGACTGCTCGGGGGGCTGGCTCATGCGGTGAAGTCCTCCTCTGTCTCGGCGATCACCGGGCGGCCCGCGTGCAGCAGGGAGAGCAGCAGCGGGGCGGCGAGCAGGGCGGGCAGGGCCTCGGTCAGCAGGGCGGTCAGTCCGGCGGCGAGGACGAGCAGGGAGGCGGCGGCCAGGGTGACCTTCGCGTGCCGGACCAGGAAGTACGCGGCGAGGCGGGCGGTGTCGCGGGCGCCGAACGTGAACAGCGAGGTGAGGAGCAGGGCGTGGGCGCCCCAGAGGAGGGAGGCCACGCCGATCAGGGCGAGCAGGGCCGCCCACCAGCGGGGCAGCCCGGTGGCGGAGAAGTGGGTGAGGGTGAAGGCGATCACCGTCAGCCAGAGCAGCAGCGGTGTCCAGAGTCTCAGGGCGGGTACGGCGTTGAGGCGCCAGCCCCGGGCGTAGACGCGGGCCGGGTGCAGCTCGGTGAGGTCGCGGCTGCGGTGGTGCAGGGCGTACAGCGCGGCGGAGGCGGCCGGGCCGAGCGGCAGCAGACACAGGGCGGCGAGGGGCAGGTTGGCGGGGTCGGGGCCGAGGAGGAACAGGCCGGCGAGGCCGGGTGCGGCCGAGCCGAGGACGAGGGCCTCGACGGTGAGGAGCGTGTGGACCAGGGCGGCGCCACGGGAGAGGACACCGGTGCCGAAGTCGGTCGCCGTACCGCTCATGACGGCTCCCGGCCCAGCAGCCGTGTCTCGTCCCACCACGGTGGGGTCTCGTCGGTGACCGGGGTCAGTTCCACGAGGGTGACCTCGTGACGGGCCAGGGTCAGGTGCAGGTCGGTGCGGCCGTCGCGGACGGGGAGGCGCCGGTGGGTGCGGGCGGGCTCGGCGGCCTCGTGCAGGACGTCCAGCTGGTCGCGGCGCGGTGAGCGGGGGCTGCCCATGTGACGCCAGGCCGTGTATGCGTTACCCCGTTCATCGTCTACGGTCGACCGGCGAACGAATACCTCGCCCTCGCCCCCGCCCCCGCCCCGGCCTCCCGTCACGGGCACCCGCCCCGGCACCGGCACCGACAGCCGCAGGGCGTGTCCCTCGGGCCCCTCCGTCTCACCGGTCGGGTCGACCGGTGCCCAGGCGAGGACGGTGACCCGGCCGTCGGGGTGCCGGGTGACGAGATGGTCCTCGCCCCGGGCCAGCAGATCGGCGCCCATGCGGGCCATGAACGCGTACAGGTGGTAGACGGGTTTGCGGACCTGCCGGTGGGTGAGCAGGCCGAAGCCGCCGTGGAAGAGGGCGGTGGGGACGCCGGCCTCCTCGAACATGTCGCTGAAGGTCCAGTAGGAGAACGAGTCGACGTGGTCGCCGCCCCGAGCCAGCACGGGGGCCAGATAGGCGGCGTGGAAGGCCGTGTCGTGGACGGGGTTGTCGGGGCGGTAGGAGGAGTTGAACTCCGTGATGTGCACGGGGAGGCCGGCCAGCCGGGTGCCCTTGAGGCGGTCGCGGGGCGTGGCGAACTGGTCGAGCAGGTCGGTCGCCGGGGCCAGGGTCTGGTGGACGCCGAACGGCACGTGCTGGGCGGGGCCGGAGGTGTAGGCGTGTTTGGTGACGAAGTCGACGGGCACCTCGCGGTGCGCGGCGAACTCGGCGAAGCGGTCCAGCCAGTCGTCGGCGCCCGGGGAGATCGCGGGGCCGCCGACCTGGAGCCCGGTGTCGACCTCCTTCACGGCGTGCGCCGTCACCTCGTAGAGCCGGTGGTACGCCCGCTCGTCGGCGCCCTGCCAGAAGTCGGCCAGGTTGGGCTCGTTCCACACCTCGATGGGCCAGGTGCGCACCTCGTCGAGGCCGTAGCGGTCCACGAGGTGGCGCAGGGTGGCACGGACCAGATCGGCCCACTCCCGGTGGGAACGGGGCGGGGTGACATGGCCGCGCCACCAGAAGACCGTCTGGTCACCGGAGGCCAACTCCTCGGGCATGAAGCCCAGTTCGAGGAAGGGGCGGATGCCGAGCGCGAGATAGGCGTCGATCACCTGGTCGACGTAGGTGAAGGAGTGATGGACGTGCCGGGTGCCGCCGTGGTCGTAGGGGCGGTGGACGCCCATGCCGTCGCTGAGCACGCCGTGGCCGCGGATGTGCCGGAAGCCGATGTCGCGCTGGAGGAGGGCGAGGGAGTCCTGGTAGTCGCGGCGCAGGGCGAGTTCGATGCGACCGGTGCCGACGCAGGTCCGCCAGGCGTCGGGGAGCCGGCCGGAGGGCTCGGCGGGGACGCGGATCACCCGTTGTCCTTCCGGAAGCGGTCGCGTGCCTTGTTGTGCAGGTCGACGAGCCGGTCCATGTTCTTGGCCTTCAACTCGGCGACGTAGGAGTCCCATTCGGACAGCGGGCGCTTGCCGAGGGCGAACTTGAGGGTGTTCTGGACGACGTGGTCGCGCAGCGGGGTGTCCCAGAGGGTGGCCTGTTCCTGTTCGACCGACTGGAGCGGGTGGGCGGGGCCGATGGGCAGTTGTTCGCGCTGCGCCATGGCGTCCTGGAACTTCTTCTCGTCGGGGCCGAAGGAGGAGGAGACGAGCGCCCAGCTCCCGCCGTAGGTGAAGACGCCGTTGAAGAAGCCGTAGTCCTTCTGGAGGTCCTTCGGGGCGTCCGGGTCGGAGCCCATCAGGCTGATGCCGGGCTTCAGGGTGTACGTGGAGCCCGAGGAGGTGTACGTCGTGCCCGGCACACCCCACTTGGCGAACCGCTGGCCCTCGTCCGAGTACCAGAGCCAGTCCACGAACTGCATCATCGCGACGAAGGTGTCGCTCTTGAGGGCCTTGCTGGAGATCATGACGCCGTTCTCCAGCCGGGCTCCGCCCATCACCACCGGGCCGGCCGGTCCGAGCGGCACCGGCACCATCTCGATCGTGGCGCCCTCGACCTGTTTCGCCAGGTTGTAGCGGTAGTTCTGGACCAGCTCCTGTGGATTGGCGCTGATCGCGAAGGACTTCTCGCCGAGCAGCTTCTGCACGGCGTCGTCGTCGGTCTGGGTGAAGCTCTCGGGGTCCATCAGCTTCTCGGCGACCAGCTTCCTCAGGTACTCGACCATCTGGCGGTAGCCGTCCGAGGCGCCGGTGAAGACGAAGGCGTCCTTGGTCGCGTCCCAGCTGATGTTGTCGTAGGTCCAGCCCGCCCGGACGCCGTGTGCCTGGCCGAGATAACTCGTCAACGCGGCTGCGGGGTAGGGGGTGTTGATGCTCCAGCGGTCGGAGAGCGGATAGCGGTCGGGGTACTCGGCGCGGATGGCCCTGAAGACCTCGTACACCTCGTCCCAGGTGGTGGGCAGGGCCAGGCCGAGTTTCTCCAGGACGTCGGTGCGCAGCGACAGCGAGTAGCCCGACTTGACCTTCTCGTGCAGCCCGGGCAGGAGGTAGTACTTGCCGTCGGCCTGGCGGATGGAGTCGATCTCCGGCTCCAGCTTCCACCGCTTCACCTTGTCCCGGAAGTTGGGCATGAGGTGCACGTAGTCGCCGACCGGGAGGATCGCGCCCGACGACACGAAGGCGACCTCGGAGGGGTGGTAGGTCTTGGGGATGAGGAAGGGTGCGTCGCCGGCGCCGATGAGGACGCTGCGCTTCTTCTCGTAGTCGGCCAGCGGGACCGCGATCGGCTTCAGGGTGACGCCGGTTCTCCGGGTGAGTTCCTTCCAGAACAACCAGTCGTCCTTCAGGGGGTAGGTGGGGTTGTTGTTGTGCAGCACCGCGAAGGACAGCGGTTTCGCCGCCTTGAACTGCTCGCCGACGCGGTACCGCTTCATCGCGCCGTTCTGCTTCTTGGAGAGGTCCTTGGAGTCCCCTCCGTCGTCGCCGCTGCCGCAGCCGGTGAGCGTGGCGAGGCCGATGAACCCGGCGGCCGCCAGGATCTGACGACGTGACAGCTGATCTGCGTTCTTCACGGACACTCCCTGGTTGGGGCTCAGCCCTTGACGGCGCCGAGCGTCACGCCGGAGACGAAGTAGCGCTGGACGAACGGGTACACGCAGAGGATGGGCAGCGAGGTGAGCACGATCGTGACCGCCTGGATGTTCGCCCCGACCTGGCTGAGCTGCTCGGTCGCGGCGCCGGCGTTGCCACCGGTGGTGGCGCCCGCGATCATGTTGCGCAGATAGACGGTGACCGGCATGAGCTCGGTGCGGTCCATGTAGAGATAGGCCGAGAACCAGGAGTTCCAGAAGGACACCGAGTAGAAGAGCACCATCGTCGCGATGACCGCCTTGGACAGCGGCAGCACGATCCGCAGCAGGATGCCGTAGGTGGTCAGCCCGTCGATCGCGGCGGCCTCCTCCAGTTCGGTGGGCAGCCCCTCGAAGAAGGCCTTCATCACCAGCAGGTTGAAGACGCTGATCGCGTTGGGCAGGGCGATCGCCCACACGGAGTTCTTCAGGCCGAGGCTGGTGACCAGGACGTAGTTCGGGATGAGGCCGCCGCTGAAGAACATGGTGAACACGGCGACACCGACGAGGACTCCCCGCCCCTTGAGGTGCTTCTTCGACAGGACGTACGCGTAACAGGTCGTCAGGATCATGGCGAGGACGGTCGACACGACCGTGTAGAGCACGGTGTTGCCGTAGTTCCGCCAGAACGTCTCGTCGTGGAACACGATGTCGTACGTGGTGAGGTTGAACCCCTTGGGCCACAGCGTCACTTCACCGGCGCGGATCTGGCGTTCGCCGCTGAGGGAACGGGCGACGATGTTGAGGAACGGGTACAGGGTCACCACCACGACCAGCGTGAGGATCACCGCGTTGACGCCCCGGAAGACCCGGTAGGAGCGGCTCTCCCGCCGCGTCGGGCTCACCACAGGCTCGTCCCCACGGTGCGGCGCGAGAGCTGGTTCGCGGAGGTGACCAGCACCAGGCCGATGACCGCCTCGAACAGGCCGATCGCGGCGGCGTAGCTGAAGCTGTTGGACTCCACGCCTGCGCGGTAGAGGTAGGTGGAGACCACGTCGGCCGTCGGGTAGGTCAGGGCGTTGTACAGCAGCAGGATCTTCTCGAAGCCGACCGCCATGAAGGTGCCGATGTTGAGAATCAGCAGGGTGATCATGGTGGGGCGGATGCCGGGCAGCGTGACGTGCCAGATCTGCTGCCAGCGGTTGGCGCCGTCGATACGGGCGGCCTCGTAGAGGTCCTCGTCGATCGTGGTGAGCGCGGCGAGGTAGAGGATCGTGCCCCAGCCGGCGGTCTGCCAGATCTCCGAGCCGACGTAGATCGTGCGGAACCAGCCGGGTTCCTGGACGAACCGGATCGGGTCGTGGCCGAACCAGCCGAGGACATGGTTGACCGGGCCGTCCACGGCGAGCATCTGCAGGGTGATGCCGGCGACGATCACGATCGACAGGAAGTGCGGCAGATACGACACCGACTGCACGAACCGTTTCAGCGAGCGTCGGCGGACCTCGTTGAGCAGCAGCGCCAGCACGATCGGGACCGGGAAGCAGAAGAGGAGCGTCAACGCGCCCAGCCACAGGGTGTTGCGGAAGACCTGCCAGAAGGTGGGGTCGGTCAGGAACATCCGCACATAGCGCAGCCCCACCCACTGCTCCCCCAGGATCGAACCGCCCGGCTCGAACCGGCGGAACGCGATGACGTTGCCGATCATCGGCAGATAGCGGAAGACCAGGAAGAACAGCAGCGGCAGCACGGCCAGCGAATACAGCCGCCAGTCCCGGCGCAGCGCTCTGCGCCAGCCGGGACGCGCGGGCGAAGGGGCGGGGCGGACGGACGCCCGGGGCGGGTCCTGGGTGCCGGGCGGTGGGGCCGGTGTGGTGGAGGTGCTCATGCTCGGGCCTCCCATGACGGGAACGCGGTACCGAAACTTTCGAGCTCTTACCGGTAACTTCGCGGCAACTTAGGGGCACTCAGAAAGCGCTGTCAATGGGTGCGACGCGAGACGCCCGAGGCGGATGAAGGGCGTTGGAACGCGAGGAGACGGGGTAGAACCCCGAAGCGCACCGCCGAACTGCTCCGCAACTTTCCCCGTCCGGACCGATTCCTGCGAGGTGCCACCGTGTCCGCGTTCGACCTGCCGCCGAGCGAGCTGGAGAGCTACCGGTTCCTGCCCGAGGAGCCCGCCGACTTCGACGCGTTCTGGCAGCACACCCTGAAGGAGGCCGCGCAGGACGACGCGTTGGTGTCGGCCGACCCGGTCGAGACCGGCCTCGTGCTGACCACGACCTGGGACGTGACGTTCCGGGGCTTCGCCGGGGACCCGGTCCGTGCCTGGTACTCCCGTCCGGCCGGGGTCCTCGACCCGCTGCCCGCGGTCGTCGAGTACGCCGGCTACGGCCGCGGCCGCGGCCTCCCCCACGAACGCCTGACCTGGGTGAACGCCGGATACGCACATCTGCTGATGGACAACCGCGGCCAGGGCGACCAGTACGGCAACGGCGGCGCCACACCCGACCCGCACGCCCAGGCGCCCGGCGGCCCCGGCCCGGCCGTCCGGGGCCTGCGCGCCCCGCGGGATTACCACTACCGCCGGCTGATCACGGACGCCGTGCGGGCGGTGACGGCCCTGCGCGCGCTGCCCGGCGTGGACCCCGGCCGGATCGCGGCCGTCGGCAACAGTCAGGGCGGCGGTCTCGCCCTCGCCGTGGCGGGTCTGGTCCCGGACCTCGCCGCCGTCGTGGTCACGGCCCCACTGCTGTGCGGCATCCGCCGCGCCCTGGACCTCACCGACGCGGGGCCCTACGGCGAGATCGCCGCGTACCTCGCGGTGCACCGCGGCGCCGAACAGGGCGCCTACCGCACCCTCGCCTACGTGGAAGGCGTGTCCTTCGCCCGCCGCGCCCAGGCCCCGGCCCACTTCGGTACGGGGCTGCGGGACACGGTGTGCCCGCCGAGCGGGGCGTACGCCGCCTTCAACCGCTACGGCGAGCTCTCCGGCGTGGACCCCCGCAAGGAGATGCACGCCTACCCGTTCAACGGGCACGAGGGCGGCGACGCGGTCCAGGTGCGGCGCCAACTCGACTGGTTGGGCGAGGTGTTGGAGCTCAGCGGGTCGCGAGGGTGAACATAGGGAGGTCCGGGTCGCCGGGCAGGGTGACGCGGGTGATCGCCTTCTCCGTCCGGCGCCGTGAACGGCCGGGTGGCGAACACATGGGTCGCCACCGGGTCCTTGTCCGCCCCGGCCACGTTCCGGTACACGCTCCGTGGTCCGCCTCGTCGTGGTCGCCCTCGTCGTCGGAGACCCCGGTGTTGTCGCGGGCCGCGTGCCGGGGGCGGCCACGGTCAGGGCGACGGGCTGCTCGCCCGCGGTGTCGCCCGAGGTCACGGTGATGTGCACGTCGTAGAAGCCCTGGGCGGGGGACGCGGAGAAGGCGAGGGTGATCCGCCGTGCGCCGTCGACCACCGTGCCCTCGGCCGGGGTGGCCGTGATCCCGGCGGGGGTCCGCACCCGGAACCGCGCCTCGGGTCCCGTGCCGCCGCTGAGTGCCAGGGCGCGGATGCCGACCTCGTGCTGCCGCCCGGCGCGTGGGTGGCCGCGATGGGGCCGACGCCGATCCGGTACGGCTGCTCGCCCGCGCGGAAGGGGGGCGGGCGTCGGACGGGTCGCTCCCCCGGTGTCGCGCACCGTGCGTCGCCCGAGCCCTGCACGACCCCGGCGACGTCGCCGGGGTCGTGCAGGGCGTCGGCCGGTCAGCCGACCCGGCAGGGAAGGGTCGTGGCGCTGTCGCCGCCGGTGCCGGAGACGACGTATCCGAAGGTCGTGCTCTGGCCCGGACTCAGGGAGCCGTTCCAGTCGGCGTTGTGGACCATCACCGCCTGGCCGGTGTAGGTGGCGTTGCCGTTCCAGAGGCTGTTCACCGTCTGGCCGGCGGGCAGGGTCCAGTCGACCATCCAGCCGAGCATGGGGACGTCACCGGAGTTGGTGACGGTCACCTCGGACTGGTAGCCGCCGTTCCAGCTGTTCGTGGTGCGGCGGGTGGCGGTGCAGGCGCCGGGGACGGGCTCGTTGGGGTTGCCCGGCTCATGGATGCCGGTCACCTCGCCGTTGCCGCCGTCGAACACGACGTCGG
It includes:
- a CDS encoding GH39 family glycosyl hydrolase gives rise to the protein MIRVPAEPSGRLPDAWRTCVGTGRIELALRRDYQDSLALLQRDIGFRHIRGHGVLSDGMGVHRPYDHGGTRHVHHSFTYVDQVIDAYLALGIRPFLELGFMPEELASGDQTVFWWRGHVTPPRSHREWADLVRATLRHLVDRYGLDEVRTWPIEVWNEPNLADFWQGADERAYHRLYEVTAHAVKEVDTGLQVGGPAISPGADDWLDRFAEFAAHREVPVDFVTKHAYTSGPAQHVPFGVHQTLAPATDLLDQFATPRDRLKGTRLAGLPVHITEFNSSYRPDNPVHDTAFHAAYLAPVLARGGDHVDSFSYWTFSDMFEEAGVPTALFHGGFGLLTHRQVRKPVYHLYAFMARMGADLLARGEDHLVTRHPDGRVTVLAWAPVDPTGETEGPEGHALRLSVPVPGRVPVTGGRGGGGGEGEVFVRRSTVDDERGNAYTAWRHMGSPRSPRRDQLDVLHEAAEPARTHRRLPVRDGRTDLHLTLARHEVTLVELTPVTDETPPWWDETRLLGREPS
- a CDS encoding carbohydrate ABC transporter permease, with product MSPTRRESRSYRVFRGVNAVILTLVVVVTLYPFLNIVARSLSGERQIRAGEVTLWPKGFNLTTYDIVFHDETFWRNYGNTVLYTVVSTVLAMILTTCYAYVLSKKHLKGRGVLVGVAVFTMFFSGGLIPNYVLVTSLGLKNSVWAIALPNAISVFNLLVMKAFFEGLPTELEEAAAIDGLTTYGILLRIVLPLSKAVIATMVLFYSVSFWNSWFSAYLYMDRTELMPVTVYLRNMIAGATTGGNAGAATEQLSQVGANIQAVTIVLTSLPILCVYPFVQRYFVSGVTLGAVKG
- a CDS encoding ABC transporter substrate-binding protein codes for the protein MKNADQLSRRQILAAAGFIGLATLTGCGSGDDGGDSKDLSKKQNGAMKRYRVGEQFKAAKPLSFAVLHNNNPTYPLKDDWLFWKELTRRTGVTLKPIAVPLADYEKKRSVLIGAGDAPFLIPKTYHPSEVAFVSSGAILPVGDYVHLMPNFRDKVKRWKLEPEIDSIRQADGKYYLLPGLHEKVKSGYSLSLRTDVLEKLGLALPTTWDEVYEVFRAIRAEYPDRYPLSDRWSINTPYPAAALTSYLGQAHGVRAGWTYDNISWDATKDAFVFTGASDGYRQMVEYLRKLVAEKLMDPESFTQTDDDAVQKLLGEKSFAISANPQELVQNYRYNLAKQVEGATIEMVPVPLGPAGPVVMGGARLENGVMISSKALKSDTFVAMMQFVDWLWYSDEGQRFAKWGVPGTTYTSSGSTYTLKPGISLMGSDPDAPKDLQKDYGFFNGVFTYGGSWALVSSSFGPDEKKFQDAMAQREQLPIGPAHPLQSVEQEQATLWDTPLRDHVVQNTLKFALGKRPLSEWDSYVAELKAKNMDRLVDLHNKARDRFRKDNG
- a CDS encoding acetylxylan esterase gives rise to the protein MSAFDLPPSELESYRFLPEEPADFDAFWQHTLKEAAQDDALVSADPVETGLVLTTTWDVTFRGFAGDPVRAWYSRPAGVLDPLPAVVEYAGYGRGRGLPHERLTWVNAGYAHLLMDNRGQGDQYGNGGATPDPHAQAPGGPGPAVRGLRAPRDYHYRRLITDAVRAVTALRALPGVDPGRIAAVGNSQGGGLALAVAGLVPDLAAVVVTAPLLCGIRRALDLTDAGPYGEIAAYLAVHRGAEQGAYRTLAYVEGVSFARRAQAPAHFGTGLRDTVCPPSGAYAAFNRYGELSGVDPRKEMHAYPFNGHEGGDAVQVRRQLDWLGEVLELSGSRG
- a CDS encoding ABC transporter permease, giving the protein MSTSTTPAPPPGTQDPPRASVRPAPSPARPGWRRALRRDWRLYSLAVLPLLFFLVFRYLPMIGNVIAFRRFEPGGSILGEQWVGLRYVRMFLTDPTFWQVFRNTLWLGALTLLFCFPVPIVLALLLNEVRRRSLKRFVQSVSYLPHFLSIVIVAGITLQMLAVDGPVNHVLGWFGHDPIRFVQEPGWFRTIYVGSEIWQTAGWGTILYLAALTTIDEDLYEAARIDGANRWQQIWHVTLPGIRPTMITLLILNIGTFMAVGFEKILLLYNALTYPTADVVSTYLYRAGVESNSFSYAAAIGLFEAVIGLVLVTSANQLSRRTVGTSLW